A stretch of Alkalicella caledoniensis DNA encodes these proteins:
- a CDS encoding response regulator transcription factor yields the protein MNDKINILVVEDDLDINKLLCKILERQGYNVIPAFSGSEAKLCLEHYNFQIMLLDLMLPGTTGEEIIPYLRTHSNIPIIVISAKIAQESKIGVLKLGADDFINKPFDINEVLARIEAQLRRYIHFSQVKAVTNIISHKNLILNRESLEVSVFGKLIPLTVKEFAILELIIKHPKKVFTKANIFEAVWKDPYLGDDNTVNVHISNLRSKLTKADPTTEYIQTIWGIGFKIKE from the coding sequence ATGAACGATAAAATAAACATACTGGTAGTAGAAGATGATCTGGATATAAACAAATTGCTATGCAAGATATTAGAAAGACAAGGCTACAATGTAATACCTGCATTTTCAGGTTCTGAAGCAAAATTATGTCTAGAGCATTACAATTTCCAAATAATGCTACTAGACCTCATGTTACCAGGGACAACAGGAGAGGAAATAATTCCTTATTTAAGAACTCATAGTAATATACCTATTATAGTCATATCAGCAAAAATAGCCCAAGAGTCAAAAATTGGTGTACTAAAACTTGGAGCAGATGACTTTATAAATAAACCCTTTGATATAAATGAAGTACTAGCACGGATAGAAGCACAGCTGAGACGGTATATCCATTTTTCTCAAGTAAAAGCAGTAACCAACATCATATCTCATAAAAACTTAATTCTAAATAGGGAATCACTAGAAGTAAGTGTGTTTGGTAAACTAATACCCCTTACAGTAAAGGAGTTCGCCATACTTGAACTAATAATTAAACACCCTAAAAAAGTATTTACAAAGGCAAACATCTTCGAGGCAGTATGGAAGGACCCTTATCTAGGTGATGATAACACCGTTAATGTTCATATTAGTAACCTGCGTTCTAAACTTACCAAAGCAGACCCAACCACAGAATACATACAGACTATCTGGGGGATAGGATTTAAGATAAAAGAGTAA
- a CDS encoding ABC transporter ATP-binding protein — MKEVVVRTKNLTKRYKNLTAVDNVNLEVSKGEIYGLVGKNGAGKTTLLRMLSGLTIPNSGVIEIFNQTSKAGLNTARMKSGIMIGKPNFFPYFTPKKNLEYYRIQWGIVERKVVDEVLELVGLEDVKDKLFKNLSLGMKQRLGLALAIMGNPDLLILDEPTNGVDPEGILQFREILKKLSRDRNVTIVIASHILAELDQLADTYGIIHNGKLLVQIESKELEKKYKQYLVIKTKDTAKSTVVMEKQLNTTSYEILNDNEIHLYEHVNNPEEVNELLVKNGIQISTITKSSMTIEKYFIEMTGRNKDA, encoded by the coding sequence ATGAAAGAAGTTGTTGTAAGGACTAAGAACTTAACTAAAAGATATAAGAACTTAACAGCAGTAGACAATGTTAATTTAGAAGTCTCAAAGGGTGAAATTTACGGACTAGTAGGTAAGAATGGTGCAGGCAAGACAACCCTGCTTAGGATGTTAAGTGGTTTGACAATACCTAACAGTGGGGTTATTGAGATATTTAATCAAACCTCCAAGGCGGGGCTAAATACTGCGAGGATGAAGTCAGGAATAATGATTGGTAAACCAAACTTTTTTCCTTACTTTACACCTAAGAAAAATCTAGAATACTATCGGATTCAATGGGGGATTGTGGAAAGAAAAGTTGTTGATGAGGTTTTAGAATTAGTAGGACTTGAGGATGTTAAAGATAAACTGTTTAAAAACCTTTCTCTTGGTATGAAGCAACGGTTAGGACTGGCATTAGCAATCATGGGAAACCCAGATTTATTGATACTAGATGAGCCTACTAATGGTGTAGACCCAGAAGGGATATTGCAATTTAGAGAAATACTGAAGAAACTTAGCAGGGATAGAAACGTAACTATAGTAATAGCCAGTCATATATTGGCAGAACTGGACCAATTGGCTGATACCTATGGTATTATTCATAACGGAAAATTATTAGTACAGATTGAATCAAAAGAGCTAGAAAAAAAGTATAAGCAGTACTTAGTAATAAAAACAAAGGATACAGCTAAATCAACAGTTGTAATGGAGAAACAACTAAATACAACTAGCTACGAGATATTAAATGATAACGAAATACACTTATATGAACACGTGAATAACCCCGAAGAAGTAAATGAATTACTTGTGAAAAATGGTATTCAAATCTCCACCATAACCAAATCAAGTATGACTATAGAAAAGTACTTTATCGAAATGACAGGGAGGAATAAAGATGCTTAA
- a CDS encoding sensor histidine kinase, which translates to MEQGIIVLLAILLCFFVILYFLQQRGIKSIRKMLSEVNHNESNSRLLISHPDKHLEELVLEINKVIDKKQISEVESKKMEVEIRQAIANMSHDLRTPLTSIVGYMEFIDDENLPFEEKKDYINVVKKRAQSLQSLITSFYDLARLEANEYKFDVKETRLDEVLADILSSYYREFNELGIEPMVKIDEKTPGIRADERAVRRIFSNILDNILRYGNEPVTILLAMEGNYISTKFTNMSYDLTKADSEQIFQRFFTADRTRGGKGTGLGLAITKELVEQMGHEISACLKGNELTILLKWKLS; encoded by the coding sequence ATGGAACAAGGGATTATTGTATTACTTGCTATACTATTATGTTTCTTTGTCATTCTGTACTTTTTACAGCAAAGGGGCATCAAAAGTATAAGAAAAATGTTAAGTGAAGTCAACCACAATGAATCAAACTCGAGACTTTTAATTTCACATCCAGATAAACATTTAGAGGAGTTAGTTTTAGAAATAAATAAAGTTATAGATAAGAAACAAATCAGTGAGGTAGAGTCGAAAAAAATGGAAGTAGAAATCAGGCAAGCCATTGCAAACATGTCCCATGATTTGAGAACACCCTTGACATCCATAGTGGGCTATATGGAATTTATAGATGACGAAAATTTGCCATTTGAAGAGAAAAAAGACTATATTAATGTAGTTAAAAAAAGGGCACAGTCCTTGCAAAGTTTGATAACTAGCTTTTATGATTTAGCAAGACTGGAGGCAAATGAATATAAGTTTGACGTTAAAGAAACTAGATTAGATGAAGTACTGGCTGATATCCTAAGCTCATACTACAGAGAATTCAATGAGTTGGGAATTGAGCCTATGGTTAAAATAGATGAAAAGACACCAGGGATAAGAGCAGATGAAAGGGCTGTAAGAAGAATTTTTTCTAATATACTAGATAATATTTTGAGATATGGAAATGAGCCAGTTACGATACTATTGGCAATGGAAGGTAACTATATATCAACAAAGTTCACAAATATGTCCTATGATTTGACTAAAGCAGATTCAGAACAGATTTTCCAAAGATTTTTTACTGCAGACCGTACAAGAGGTGGGAAGGGTACGGGTCTTGGCCTTGCCATTACAAAAGAACTAGTAGAACAAATGGGCCATGAAATCTCTGCTTGTCTAAAGGGAAATGAACTTACTATACTGTTAAAATGGAAACTAAGTTGA
- a CDS encoding encapsulin-associated ferritin-like protein: MSNYIEPIEQLDEKTKNISKAIISLREELEAVDYYNQRVATTNDPELKRILEHNRDEEIEHAAMAIEWLRRNMPVWDEELRSCLFKEGPIVGQHGHEEPESTEEAKGLLVGDLKNK, from the coding sequence ATGAGTAACTATATAGAACCTATTGAGCAATTAGATGAAAAAACTAAAAATATTTCTAAAGCTATTATAAGCTTAAGGGAAGAACTAGAGGCTGTGGATTATTACAACCAAAGGGTTGCAACAACTAATGACCCAGAACTTAAAAGGATACTTGAACATAATCGTGACGAGGAAATAGAGCATGCTGCCATGGCAATTGAGTGGTTGAGAAGAAATATGCCAGTTTGGGACGAAGAGCTTAGAAGTTGTTTGTTTAAAGAGGGTCCCATTGTAGGTCAACATGGTCATGAAGAACCAGAAAGTACTGAAGAAGCAAAGGGTTTATTAGTAGGAGACTTAAAAAACAAATAA
- a CDS encoding family 1 encapsulin nanocompartment shell protein yields MDMLKRSLAPLTQDAWEEIEQRAAQVLKTHLSARKVVKVDGPKGWDFSAVSWGRMDLIESENGEVNSGLYSVQPLMEARISFELDRWELDNIVRGARDIDLESLEKAAEKIASFEENAVYNGYEKANIQGMVEMADHTMEFGKEANEIMAAISKGILKLRDAYSEGPYTLIVGEEGWKYINTIVNGYPLKKIIENLLGTEIVYSKKLTGALLVPYNHDDLELTIGQDFSIGYEGHDTKKVKLFITESFTFRALDPSIIVSFTI; encoded by the coding sequence ATGGATATGTTAAAAAGATCATTAGCACCTTTAACACAAGATGCTTGGGAAGAAATTGAACAAAGGGCTGCTCAGGTTCTAAAAACTCATTTATCCGCAAGGAAAGTAGTAAAGGTAGATGGACCTAAAGGTTGGGATTTCAGTGCAGTATCTTGGGGAAGAATGGATTTAATTGAATCAGAAAATGGTGAAGTAAATAGTGGCCTTTATAGTGTTCAACCTCTGATGGAAGCTAGAATATCTTTTGAACTTGATAGATGGGAATTAGATAACATAGTACGAGGCGCTAGGGACATAGACTTAGAATCTCTAGAAAAAGCTGCTGAAAAAATTGCTTCCTTTGAAGAAAATGCAGTCTATAACGGGTACGAAAAAGCAAACATTCAAGGTATGGTAGAGATGGCTGATCACACCATGGAATTTGGCAAGGAAGCAAATGAGATAATGGCTGCAATTTCTAAAGGAATACTTAAGTTAAGGGATGCCTACTCTGAAGGGCCATATACACTAATTGTTGGTGAAGAAGGCTGGAAGTACATCAACACAATAGTTAACGGTTATCCACTAAAGAAAATTATAGAGAATTTACTTGGTACTGAAATTGTATATTCAAAAAAACTAACTGGAGCATTATTGGTTCCATACAACCATGATGACCTTGAGTTAACCATAGGTCAAGACTTCAGCATCGGTTATGAAGGACATGACACAAAGAAAGTTAAATTATTTATAACTGAGTCATTTACTTTCAGAGCCCTAGACCCAAGTATAATAGTTAGCTTTACAATTTAA
- a CDS encoding aldo/keto reductase, with translation MKNIKIGNGELSASQISLGCMRIAKLSTAQASTLINTALDQGINIFDHADIYGGGKSEEIFAEAVGMNSNVREKLILQTKCGIRQGFFDFSKEHIISSVDASLKRLNTEYIDILLLHRPDTLMEPEEVAEVFDTLHNRGKVKYFGVSNQNPMQIELLNKYLNQKILINQLQLSITNTGMIDSGLNVNMKIDPSIDRDGSILEYCRLKDITIQAWSPFQYGFFEGAFLDNPKFPELNATINKIAETKGVTNSAIAVAWILRHPAKIQTIVGTTNNQRLKDICKASQVELSRQEWYEIYRAAGNQLP, from the coding sequence ATGAAAAACATTAAAATTGGAAATGGGGAACTGAGTGCATCCCAGATATCCCTAGGTTGTATGAGAATTGCCAAGCTTAGCACTGCCCAAGCGAGCACCCTTATTAATACAGCCCTAGACCAAGGAATTAACATCTTCGATCACGCAGATATTTACGGGGGTGGAAAATCAGAAGAAATATTTGCAGAAGCTGTAGGTATGAACTCTAACGTAAGAGAAAAACTTATACTTCAGACAAAATGTGGAATTAGGCAAGGATTTTTTGACTTTTCAAAGGAACATATAATAAGTTCAGTGGATGCTAGCTTGAAAAGGCTTAACACCGAATACATAGATATACTGTTACTCCACCGCCCAGATACACTAATGGAGCCAGAAGAAGTTGCAGAAGTTTTTGATACCTTGCACAATAGGGGTAAAGTTAAATATTTCGGAGTTTCAAATCAAAACCCTATGCAAATAGAACTGCTAAATAAATATTTAAATCAAAAGATACTTATAAACCAGCTTCAACTTAGCATAACAAATACTGGGATGATTGACTCTGGCCTAAACGTAAACATGAAAATAGATCCATCCATAGATAGAGATGGAAGTATCTTAGAATACTGCCGCCTAAAAGACATAACAATACAAGCGTGGTCACCGTTCCAATACGGATTCTTTGAAGGAGCATTTCTAGATAACCCTAAATTTCCAGAGCTTAATGCAACAATAAATAAAATTGCAGAAACTAAAGGTGTAACAAACTCTGCTATTGCAGTGGCTTGGATTCTAAGGCACCCAGCCAAGATACAAACAATAGTAGGAACAACAAACAACCAAAGATTAAAAGATATATGTAAAGCTTCACAGGTTGAACTTTCAAGACAAGAGTGGTACGAAATTTACAGAGCAGCAGGAAACCAACTCCCATAA
- a CDS encoding helix-turn-helix domain-containing protein: MSIDYISIGKKIREERMLRNLTLEQLAEVLELSPSYMGLIERGQRGISIDTLYKVCMTFKISSDYLIGIENDTAQSGEYHILLDKIIAYTKDYSEEELKFLIEFIELKNRHCN, from the coding sequence ATGTCAATTGACTATATATCTATCGGAAAGAAAATAAGAGAGGAACGAATGTTACGTAATTTAACACTGGAGCAGTTAGCCGAAGTTCTAGAATTATCTCCTTCATACATGGGACTTATTGAAAGGGGACAAAGGGGTATTAGTATTGATACATTATATAAAGTTTGTATGACATTTAAAATTTCCTCGGATTATTTAATAGGTATAGAAAATGATACTGCTCAAAGTGGAGAATATCATATTCTGTTAGATAAGATCATTGCTTATACCAAAGATTATTCAGAAGAAGAATTGAAGTTCCTAATTGAGTTTATAGAGCTTAAAAACAGACATTGTAACTAG
- a CDS encoding HD-GYP domain-containing protein, with amino-acid sequence MDNNYHSILHVKNEVLLNSFPLDVFVHSVNVANIALSIGSLLTDNKVEQRKVYDAALYHDIGKSKIPPSILHKNGKLHHREWVIMAKHSLYSQELYLNMASNDTVNKEIGKVIRHHHENWDGSGYPDNLEGNKIPLYSRILKIADVFDAITQPRCYRPFRMRNAIDVMELMKGKELDPLLFEKSKGLLKILLEETYSKDTCNWMEAINI; translated from the coding sequence ATGGACAACAATTATCATTCTATCCTTCATGTAAAAAATGAAGTTCTTCTCAATAGTTTTCCACTGGATGTTTTCGTGCATTCTGTAAATGTAGCCAATATTGCTTTATCCATTGGTAGCTTGCTGACGGACAATAAAGTAGAGCAAAGAAAAGTATATGACGCAGCATTATATCACGATATAGGCAAAAGTAAAATACCTCCATCTATATTACATAAAAATGGAAAATTACACCATAGGGAATGGGTTATAATGGCTAAACACTCGTTATATTCCCAAGAATTATATCTAAACATGGCCAGTAACGACACAGTAAACAAGGAGATTGGGAAAGTAATTCGCCATCACCATGAGAACTGGGATGGAAGTGGCTACCCTGATAATTTAGAAGGTAATAAAATTCCTCTTTATAGTAGAATTTTAAAAATAGCAGATGTGTTTGATGCTATTACACAACCTAGATGTTACAGACCATTTAGAATGAGGAATGCAATAGATGTCATGGAACTAATGAAGGGGAAAGAATTAGACCCTTTACTATTTGAAAAAAGTAAAGGATTGTTAAAAATTCTATTGGAAGAAACATACTCCAAAGATACTTGTAACTGGATGGAAGCGATTAATATCTAA
- a CDS encoding helix-turn-helix transcriptional regulator, which produces MAKNWLSPGRKHIVEIMEKFNLCTHLPIKAVGLNGDELNSCGYSNDVDSLLGQLKVLEKVDLELNKKDSTSSLVLSFSDVNYVVVYICPRNTDRGIYIIGPYATNPGTVFPYKPSDCIGHLITLLRNMAESTDFIKSKKHAPHGFYVKRALDYIDSKYHDSLTVDMVSNKLGISKCYFCFLFKKDTGKTFTQVVNEIRIKKSKVLLLDTDRSIIDIAISVGYNNQNYYSMLFKKLNGITPHQFRNN; this is translated from the coding sequence ATGGCAAAGAACTGGCTATCCCCTGGCAGAAAACATATTGTAGAGATTATGGAGAAGTTTAATCTATGTACCCACCTTCCCATAAAAGCAGTGGGTTTAAATGGTGACGAACTTAATTCTTGCGGATACAGCAATGATGTTGATTCTCTTTTAGGCCAATTAAAAGTTTTAGAGAAAGTAGACTTAGAACTAAACAAAAAAGATAGTACCAGCTCTTTGGTACTATCTTTTAGTGATGTTAATTATGTTGTAGTATACATATGCCCTAGGAATACTGATCGGGGCATTTATATTATAGGTCCTTATGCTACTAATCCAGGTACCGTTTTCCCCTATAAGCCTTCTGATTGCATAGGGCATTTAATAACATTACTGCGTAACATGGCAGAAAGTACAGACTTTATAAAAAGTAAAAAACACGCCCCACACGGTTTTTATGTTAAGAGAGCCTTAGATTATATAGATTCGAAATATCACGATTCCTTAACAGTTGATATGGTTTCCAACAAACTTGGCATAAGTAAATGTTACTTTTGCTTCTTGTTTAAGAAAGATACTGGTAAAACATTTACTCAAGTAGTTAATGAAATTAGAATTAAAAAAAGCAAAGTCTTATTACTAGACACAGACCGTTCTATTATAGATATAGCCATCTCTGTTGGCTATAACAATCAAAATTACTATAGTATGCTATTCAAAAAACTTAATGGCATCACACCACATCAATTTAGAAATAATTGA
- a CDS encoding ABC transporter permease, with translation MKKKYLIVALVILSFASLFIGVKNISFWDIIRLESEQVQIILVSRLPRLISIIVAGINMSMSGLIMQQLTRNKFVSPTTAATVDSARLGILVSLLLFSAAGTFTKMLVSFAFALAGTFLFLKIMKKIKFKNKIFIPLVGIMLGNIIDSITTFFAYRYDLIQNISSWLQGDFSMVIRGRYELLYLSIPLVVIAFLYANQFTVAGMGEDFSSNLGLNYNKVVNIGLVIVALSTSLVVITVGRMPFLGLIIPNIVTIYQGDNLKKNLVPTALLGAVFLLFCDILGRIIIYPYEISIGLSVGVIGSFLFLYLLLRGDK, from the coding sequence ATGAAAAAAAAATACTTAATTGTAGCATTAGTCATACTCTCTTTTGCTTCATTATTTATAGGAGTAAAAAACATTAGCTTTTGGGATATCATTCGTTTGGAGAGTGAGCAAGTTCAAATAATCTTAGTAAGTAGACTACCCCGCCTTATTAGCATCATAGTTGCAGGTATCAACATGAGTATGAGTGGATTGATAATGCAACAGTTAACTAGAAACAAGTTTGTTTCCCCTACAACTGCTGCCACAGTGGATAGCGCTAGGCTAGGGATTTTGGTTTCTCTTTTACTTTTCTCTGCAGCGGGAACCTTCACAAAAATGTTGGTATCATTTGCATTTGCCCTAGCAGGAACCTTTTTGTTTCTTAAGATTATGAAAAAGATAAAGTTTAAAAATAAAATATTTATCCCGCTAGTAGGGATAATGCTAGGAAATATTATAGATTCCATCACTACTTTCTTTGCTTATAGATACGACTTAATTCAAAATATATCATCATGGCTACAAGGGGACTTTTCTATGGTTATACGGGGAAGATACGAACTATTGTACTTAAGCATCCCATTGGTTGTTATAGCATTCTTGTATGCAAATCAATTTACAGTTGCAGGTATGGGAGAAGATTTTTCTTCAAACCTTGGCCTTAACTACAATAAAGTGGTAAACATAGGGCTTGTTATAGTAGCATTATCTACATCCCTTGTAGTAATAACAGTGGGTCGAATGCCATTTTTAGGGCTGATTATCCCAAACATAGTTACAATCTACCAGGGTGATAATCTGAAAAAAAATCTTGTGCCAACAGCTTTACTTGGAGCAGTGTTCCTTCTTTTCTGTGATATTTTAGGAAGAATCATTATTTATCCTTATGAAATCTCAATAGGGCTATCAGTTGGAGTTATAGGTAGTTTCCTATTCTTGTACCTACTTCTTAGGGGGGATAAGTAA
- a CDS encoding iron chelate uptake ABC transporter family permease subunit, producing MSNKKKLLLLTLALVALTALYLTIGLNSFNWGYALPRRIPRAVAILLTGSVIAFSSLIFQTIINNRILTPSVLGLDSLYMFVQTVIVFVLGSRTFEVISGKQNFLISIAVMMFFSTLLYKLLFRKEKQNIYFLLLVGMIFSTLFQSMSSFMQMLIDPNEFSIVQNRMFASFNNVNTDLLNISAIIFIGLAIYTYPYLKKMDVLSLGREHAINLGIDYDKFIKRMLVVIVIMVSVATALVGPITFLGLLVVNLARELMSTYKHKYLIVASMLISGIALIGGQLLVERIFNFHTPLSVIINLVGGIYFIYLLLKERKS from the coding sequence ATGTCAAATAAAAAGAAGTTATTACTACTAACATTAGCTCTTGTAGCCCTAACAGCACTGTACCTTACTATTGGATTAAATAGCTTTAACTGGGGTTATGCTCTTCCTAGGCGTATACCTAGGGCAGTGGCAATTTTATTGACGGGATCAGTTATTGCTTTCTCATCATTGATATTTCAAACAATAATTAATAATAGGATATTGACACCAAGTGTCCTTGGTTTAGATTCCCTCTATATGTTCGTTCAAACTGTAATTGTTTTTGTTTTAGGCTCTAGGACTTTTGAGGTTATCAGTGGAAAACAAAATTTCTTAATATCAATAGCTGTAATGATGTTTTTCTCTACACTACTTTATAAATTACTTTTTAGGAAAGAAAAGCAAAATATTTACTTTCTTCTACTAGTAGGGATGATTTTTAGTACGTTATTTCAGAGCATGTCTTCGTTTATGCAAATGCTGATTGACCCCAATGAATTTAGTATAGTTCAAAACAGAATGTTCGCCAGTTTCAATAATGTCAACACCGATTTATTAAATATATCAGCAATAATATTTATAGGGTTAGCTATTTACACTTATCCATACTTAAAGAAAATGGACGTACTCTCACTAGGAAGAGAACATGCCATTAACCTAGGTATTGATTATGACAAGTTCATAAAGAGAATGCTTGTGGTAATTGTAATAATGGTATCTGTTGCTACAGCATTGGTAGGACCTATAACATTCCTAGGTCTATTGGTAGTAAACCTTGCCAGGGAGTTAATGAGTACCTACAAACATAAATACCTCATTGTGGCATCTATGCTCATTAGTGGTATAGCCCTCATAGGTGGACAGTTGCTAGTTGAAAGGATTTTCAACTTCCACACTCCACTTAGTGTAATTATAAACCTAGTTGGAGGAATCTATTTCATATACCTACTGTTAAAGGAGAGAAAATCATGA
- a CDS encoding ABC transporter ATP-binding protein, with product MIEVKNLTKLYGDIKVVDNVSLKVPKNKITSFIGPNGAGKSTLLSMVSRLLKKDEGEVFIEGKEIGQWDTKELSKKISILKQSNHLDIRLTIRELVSFGRFPYSQGNLTKEDEKQIEQAIAYMKLEDIQGKFIDQLSGGQRQRAYIAMVIAQNTEYILLDEPLNNLDMKHAVEIMKILRSLVENLDKTVIIVIHDINFASCYSDYIVAMNEGKLVEEGSTASIIDEGVLGGIYDMDFNIQNINNQRICVYF from the coding sequence ATGATAGAAGTTAAAAACTTAACTAAATTATATGGGGATATAAAAGTAGTAGATAATGTTTCTCTTAAAGTACCTAAAAATAAAATAACTTCCTTTATTGGGCCCAATGGAGCAGGTAAAAGTACACTGCTTTCCATGGTTAGCCGTCTACTAAAAAAAGACGAAGGTGAAGTATTTATTGAAGGAAAGGAGATAGGTCAGTGGGATACAAAAGAGTTATCTAAGAAAATTTCCATTTTGAAACAATCAAATCACCTTGATATACGATTGACCATAAGAGAACTTGTGAGCTTTGGTAGATTCCCATATTCCCAAGGTAATTTAACGAAAGAGGACGAAAAACAAATTGAACAGGCCATAGCATACATGAAGTTAGAAGATATCCAAGGTAAATTCATAGATCAGTTAAGTGGAGGGCAAAGGCAAAGGGCATATATAGCCATGGTTATAGCTCAGAACACTGAATATATCCTCCTTGATGAACCCCTCAACAACCTAGATATGAAGCATGCCGTTGAGATTATGAAGATCCTCAGGAGTTTAGTGGAAAACCTAGATAAGACTGTGATTATAGTTATCCATGATATAAATTTTGCATCATGCTACTCGGATTACATAGTAGCAATGAATGAAGGCAAACTTGTAGAGGAAGGTAGTACCGCAAGTATCATCGACGAAGGGGTACTAGGTGGAATCTATGACATGGACTTTAATATACAAAATATTAACAATCAAAGGATCTGTGTTTATTTCTAA
- a CDS encoding siderophore ABC transporter substrate-binding protein — MFKRKGLMLLAFLMIISMIGLTACSTEATTEGNVEDLETVTITHELGEATVVKNPQRVIVFDYATLDSLNQMDVEIIGLPKSNIPAYLGQYNDNKYEDVGTLFEPNYEKIYELRPDLILIAGRQRDVYSDLAEIAPTVFLPIDNQDYLGSFTSNLRVLGEIFEKEDFVNAEINKIETQISEVNSQVTEAGKNALIIMANDGALSVYGPNSRFNVIHKEFGYPAADETIEVSNHGQSISFEYILEVNPDIIFVIDRAAVTGGTNGASKVLDNDIVRMTNAYKNHTINYLSSHIWYVASGGLEGTNIMIEEISAALK, encoded by the coding sequence ATGTTTAAGAGAAAAGGTTTAATGTTATTGGCATTCTTAATGATTATTTCAATGATTGGTTTAACAGCTTGCTCAACAGAGGCAACAACTGAAGGCAATGTAGAAGATTTAGAAACAGTAACAATAACCCATGAACTTGGTGAAGCAACAGTGGTAAAAAACCCTCAAAGGGTAATAGTATTTGACTATGCAACTTTGGACTCTTTGAATCAAATGGATGTGGAGATAATTGGTCTTCCTAAATCAAATATCCCTGCTTACTTAGGTCAATACAATGACAATAAATATGAAGATGTAGGAACTTTGTTTGAACCAAACTATGAGAAGATTTATGAACTTAGACCAGACCTGATTTTAATAGCTGGTAGGCAAAGGGACGTGTATTCTGACCTAGCGGAAATTGCTCCAACTGTATTTCTACCTATAGATAACCAGGATTACTTAGGGTCTTTTACTAGCAATCTAAGGGTGCTAGGAGAAATTTTCGAAAAAGAGGATTTTGTGAATGCAGAGATAAACAAAATTGAGACACAGATTAGTGAAGTGAACTCTCAGGTCACAGAAGCCGGTAAAAACGCTCTAATAATTATGGCCAACGATGGGGCACTTAGTGTATATGGACCAAACTCTAGATTTAATGTTATCCATAAAGAGTTTGGTTACCCCGCAGCAGATGAGACTATAGAAGTATCTAATCACGGTCAAAGTATATCCTTTGAGTATATCTTAGAAGTAAATCCAGATATAATCTTTGTTATAGATAGAGCAGCAGTAACAGGTGGAACCAACGGAGCATCAAAAGTGTTAGATAACGACATTGTAAGAATGACAAATGCTTACAAAAACCATACAATAAACTACCTAAGTTCCCACATCTGGTACGTAGCCTCAGGAGGACTAGAAGGAACAAACATCATGATAGAAGAAATATCAGCAGCACTGAAGTAA